One Candidatus Rokuibacteriota bacterium genomic region harbors:
- a CDS encoding xanthine dehydrogenase family protein molybdopterin-binding subunit produces MTNGAFDQSNFHDYQILRINEIPEVEVHVVESTEPPTGIGEPGVTVVAPALSNAVYDATRARVRSVPFLPERVLEALRARV; encoded by the coding sequence GTGACCAACGGAGCCTTCGACCAGAGTAACTTCCACGACTACCAGATCCTGCGGATCAACGAGATTCCCGAGGTCGAGGTGCACGTGGTGGAGAGCACCGAGCCTCCCACCGGCATCGGGGAGCCAGGGGTGACCGTCGTCGCCCCCGCGCTCAGCAACGCCGTCTACGACGCGACCCGTGCCCGGGTGCGCAGCGTCCCGTTCCTCCCCGAGCGGGTGCTGGAGGCGCTCAGGGCGAGGGTGTAG
- a CDS encoding molybdopterin-dependent oxidoreductase, producing the protein MDATSTGLSRRDFLKTTGGAGAGLALWFAIPWDREPASAADKFEPNALLTITPDGIITVHITKAEMGQGIGTAMAQIVAEELEADWQDIRIDYPINDPKYGFMGTGGSRSVSGTFDALSRAGAAARIMLLDAAARRWNVPPEDCVAERGVVRHPPTQRSIAYGEIVAKLPITKTLTPEDLKRIPLKKPSEYKVIGKWVPRLDIPEKTTGQAKFGIDVFLPGMVYAKVAYPPTREGGRHLAVEDSAAKQVKGYVQTVVASDLVAVLADSYEAAVKARDALKITWDPGPHARVSTASILQDYERKVRSEAGVPWVNVGDVRAGMAQSARVHSATYTTDFIVHAQMEPMNCVARFEGGVLEIFTGTQLQTRVAGLVGKRLGLDPSKIRIHQQYLGGGFGRRLEGDIVIEAGIIAKEAGRPIKLIRSREEDLRRGYYRSISFQTLKAGLDASSRVMAWEHAVVTAYPRARGGASSTSAASTRSPSTAPTMSTTCRTSWFGRSRARPGSPSATGARSRPDTPSSRWRRFSTSWRAWPRPIPSSTGWPCWQSSRGWPGCSSWPRGARAGGRPCRPTSGVASRAPRPRSARSRPTPRPSCRPAWTPNRARSAWRRSSARWTWASWSTLTACAPRWREGSSSVSAPRSKSEAR; encoded by the coding sequence ATGGACGCGACTTCGACCGGACTCAGCCGTCGGGACTTTCTCAAGACGACCGGGGGCGCCGGCGCGGGGCTGGCGCTGTGGTTCGCGATTCCCTGGGATCGGGAGCCGGCCAGCGCCGCTGACAAGTTCGAGCCCAACGCGCTCCTCACCATCACGCCGGACGGGATCATCACCGTCCACATCACCAAGGCCGAGATGGGGCAGGGCATCGGCACGGCCATGGCCCAGATCGTGGCGGAAGAGCTGGAGGCGGACTGGCAGGACATCCGGATCGACTATCCGATCAACGACCCGAAGTACGGCTTCATGGGCACCGGTGGGAGCCGGAGCGTGAGCGGCACCTTCGACGCGCTCTCGCGGGCGGGGGCGGCGGCCCGGATCATGCTGCTCGACGCCGCGGCGCGCCGCTGGAACGTCCCGCCCGAGGACTGCGTTGCCGAGCGCGGGGTCGTCCGCCACCCACCGACCCAGCGCTCGATCGCGTACGGGGAGATCGTGGCCAAGCTGCCCATCACCAAGACGCTCACCCCGGAGGACCTGAAGCGGATCCCGCTCAAGAAGCCGAGCGAGTACAAGGTCATCGGCAAGTGGGTCCCGCGGCTCGACATCCCGGAGAAGACTACCGGGCAGGCGAAGTTCGGGATCGACGTGTTCCTGCCGGGCATGGTGTACGCGAAGGTCGCCTACCCGCCGACGCGCGAGGGCGGCCGGCACCTGGCCGTTGAGGACAGTGCCGCGAAGCAGGTCAAGGGCTACGTCCAGACGGTCGTCGCCAGCGATCTCGTGGCGGTGCTGGCCGACAGCTACGAGGCGGCGGTCAAGGCACGGGACGCGCTCAAGATCACGTGGGATCCGGGCCCGCACGCCCGCGTCAGCACCGCGTCCATCCTGCAAGATTACGAGCGGAAGGTCCGGTCGGAGGCCGGCGTGCCGTGGGTGAACGTCGGCGACGTCAGGGCGGGGATGGCCCAGTCAGCGCGGGTCCACTCGGCGACGTACACGACCGACTTTATCGTCCACGCCCAGATGGAGCCGATGAACTGCGTCGCCCGCTTCGAGGGAGGCGTGCTCGAGATCTTCACCGGCACGCAGCTTCAGACGCGCGTCGCCGGATTGGTCGGTAAGCGGCTGGGCCTGGATCCCTCCAAGATCCGGATCCACCAGCAGTACCTGGGCGGGGGCTTCGGACGGCGGCTCGAGGGGGACATCGTCATCGAAGCCGGCATCATCGCCAAGGAAGCGGGGCGGCCAATCAAGCTGATCCGCTCCCGCGAGGAGGACCTCCGGCGCGGCTACTACCGGAGCATCTCGTTCCAGACGTTGAAGGCCGGGCTCGATGCCAGCAGCCGGGTAATGGCCTGGGAGCACGCGGTCGTCACGGCCTATCCCCGCGCGCGCGGTGGGGCCTCCTCGACAAGCGCGGCCTCGACCCGTTCGCCCTCAACGGCGCCGACCATGTCTACGACATGCCGAACCAGCTGGTTCGGGCGATCCAGGGCGAGACCGGGATCTCCGTCGGCTACTGGCGCGCGGTCGCGCCCGGATACACCTTCTTCGCGCTGGAGACGTTTCTCGACGAGCTGGCGCGCCTGGCCAAGGCCGATCCCCTCCAGTACCGGCTGGCCATGCTGGCAAAGCAGCCGCGGCTGGCCCGGGTGCTCGAGCTGGCCGCGCGGCGCGCGGGCTGGGGGGCGCCCTTGCCGCCCAACGTCGGGCGTGGCATCGCGTGCGCCACGGCCCAGGAGCGCGAGAAGCCGACCTACACCGCGGCCGTCGTGCAGGCCCGCGTGGACCCCCAATCGGGCCAGGTCCGCGTGGAGAAGATCATCTGCGCGGTGGACGTGGGCATCGTGGTCAACCCTGACGGCGTGCGCGCCCAGGTGGAGGGAGGGCTCATCTTCGGTCTCAGCGCCGCGCTCAAAGAGCGAGGCACGGTGA